The proteins below are encoded in one region of Anoplopoma fimbria isolate UVic2021 breed Golden Eagle Sablefish chromosome 19, Afim_UVic_2022, whole genome shotgun sequence:
- the LOC129108688 gene encoding fibroblast growth factor 4B-like, which yields MAVAQRLLVSMSCEAGTPHWTLTAVVLLGFLLGIVSAYPLPSSRTNATLLEKRWETLFSRSVLGISGEKPEQNWESDYLLGIKRVRRLYCNVGIGFHLQVLPDGRINGVHNENQYSLIEISTVDRGVVSLYGVRSELFVAMNSRGRLYGTRVFHDECKFKESLLPNNYNAYESLVYRGSYIALSKHGRVKRGNKATTAMTVTHFLPRI from the exons ATGGCCGTTGCGCAAAGGCTCCTCGTCAGTATGTCCTGCGAGGCCGGCACGCCGCACTGGACGCTGACCGCGGTGGTTCTCCTGGGCTTTCTGCTGGGGATCGTGTCAGCGTACCCTTTACCGAGCAGCAGGACAAATGCAACTTTACTGGAGAAAAGATGGGAGACCCTCTTCTCCCGCTCTGTATTGGGGATCTCCGGGGAGAAACCGGAGCAGAACTGGGAGAGTGACTATCTGCTGGGCATCAAAAGAGTGCGGAGGCTCTACTGCAACGTGGGCATCGGGTTTCACCTTCAGGTCCTCCCCGACGGCAGGATAAACGGTGTACATAATGAAAACCAGTACA GTCTAATAGAGATCTCTACGGTGGACAGAGGAGTGGTGAGCCTGTATGGGGTGAGGAGTGAGTTGTTTGTCGCAATGAACAGCCGTGGGAGGTTATACGGAACG AGAGTCTTCCATGACGAGTGCAAGTTCAAGGAGAGCTTGCTCCCAAACAACTACAACGCCTACGAGTCTCTGGTTTACAGAGGCTCCTACATAGCACTCAGCAAGCATGGCCGCGTGAAGAGGGGCAACAAGGCCACCACTGCCATGACTGTAACGCACTTCCTACCCCGAATATGA